Genomic segment of Prinia subflava isolate CZ2003 ecotype Zambia chromosome 4, Cam_Psub_1.2, whole genome shotgun sequence:
GAATCGCTTCTGCAGCTGGGTGGACCAGAAGCTGAGCAGCGATGGCATAAAGGAGGCTCGGAGCTGTGGCAAGCACCTCAAAGCTCTGGGCTTCGAGTTCGACCTCGTCTTCACCTCGGTGCTGAGCCGCTCCATCCAGACTGCCTGGCTGATCCTGGAGGAGATGGGCCAGGAGTGGGTCCCcatccagagctcctggaggcTGAACGAGCGCCACTATGGGGCGCTGATCGGGCTCAACAGGGCAGAGATGGCTCTGAATCACGGCGAGGAGCAGGTGAAGATCTGGAGGAGAAGCTACGACGTTACCCCGCCTCCCATCTCTGAATCTCACCCCTACTACGCAGAGATCTACAATGACCGCCGCTATAAATGCAGTGATGTCTCTCAGGAGAACCTCCCAAAGGCTGAAAGTCTCAAAGATGTGCTTGACAGACTCCTTCCCTACTGGAATGAAAAGATAGTGCCAGAACTGAAAAGTGGCAAAATGATTCTCATCTCTGCTCAtggcaacagcagcagggcattGCTGAAGCACGTGGAAGGTAAGGGCTTTGGTTACAGCCTTCCCTCTTGTCCTTCCTCAATGGCTTGGAGCTTTATATCTTGTTCTTTTATGTATTACTTCCCTGGGCAAGGTAATAATGTCTGTGGCCTGCAAGGAGGAAGCAGAAAGTTGGTCAAGGAAGCAAACTGGGAGATGTGGAAAGGGGATAGAAT
This window contains:
- the BPGM gene encoding bisphosphoglycerate mutase: MAKYRLVLLRHGEGAWTKENRFCSWVDQKLSSDGIKEARSCGKHLKALGFEFDLVFTSVLSRSIQTAWLILEEMGQEWVPIQSSWRLNERHYGALIGLNRAEMALNHGEEQVKIWRRSYDVTPPPISESHPYYAEIYNDRRYKCSDVSQENLPKAESLKDVLDRLLPYWNEKIVPELKSGKMILISAHGNSSRALLKHVEGISDEDIINVTLPTGVPILLELDENLHPLGPHQFLGDQEAIQAAIKKVEDQGKVKSAEKSNPSV